TTTGCTCTTCTATTGTACCTTTTCCCAATATCcgaaaattatactccctccatcctataGTCCTactaaatactagtactacaaaaCATTTGTGTTTTGGCattagattttatatagtggtttttttatgttgagtggggaaaaaatagtaaaaataaataaatattatactccatatttaatgggacacatgaaatattgaaaatctCTGATTTAGTATCGCCTGAGATGTGTCGCCTTCTCATATATCATCTGTgctaattttctaatattatacACAAgcgggtagtgataaaatgaaaacttatatactgtacaaactcaaaactactCAACATAGCTTCAACactgtttcaatacaatatcaacacagtataaaatttcaagattttaatgtcaacacagtatcaacacaatatctacacaacatcaatcattgactaccgttgaaattctgttgacattttcctgttgatgtttttttgtgatctgttgacatttttcaatggttcagatcatagttttgaatttgtacaatatttagagttttcatttaatCACGTTCACTACACAAACAagctatatttatattgatgtTGTCACGATGACAACGAAAGcaagaaataatattgttagGAACCGAATTATTCTAGTACGGAGTATTTTTTacatacatttatatattttaataatactatacTACCTAACTATTAATGGTAAATTTCCCTCCTAGACTATTTTAGCAGCCATTGTTTTCTTGCTaagatttaatatatattgacATTGTGATGAatttagaataattaattgCTATGTCgtctttattcttcttcttaatTATAGTACATATAAAAAGAAGTGGTAGTCTGAGTGCTAAGTCATCATTGATAAGTGATGTtaacatttttctattataattAAGCCATTTTCTCAGTTTAAGTGGGGTATACTATATAGTTGACCCattcattactttttttttgtaataaatcCTTCTCccccaaattaaattaaatataaaaatatgattggaCAAATGTATCTCTATTTTCTCCCCACACCGCGTGACATGATTCATTATCCccttattttccaatttaacACGCAACTAATCCCACCTATCTCATAACTATATAACATATCCCATCCCCAAAAACCCTAAACTATTAAACccaaccaaaaattaaaaaaacatggaAGAAATGGCAATGGGGTTTCGATTCTTCCCAACCGAAGAAGAACTCATCTCATTCTATCTCAACAACAAGCTCGAGCTAGAAGAGGACAAGGCTAGCAACATTCATCGTGTGATACCGATCCTCGACATCTACCGCCTCGACCCGTGGCAACTCCCGTGTACGTGTAATTAATGACATCATCAGTATACACGCGACACTGGccaatttgtttttctaattattacttcatttgaATCTTAACAGCTCACTGCGGGGAGCTGTGCCACGGGGACACGGAGCAGTGGTTCTTCTTCATGCCGCGGCAGGAGAGGGAGGTGCACGGGGGGAGGCCGAGCCGCACCACGGCCTCCGGGTACTGGAAGGCAACCGGGTCCCCGAGCCACGTGTATTCTTCGGAGAATAAGGTGATTGGGGTGAAGAAGAGCATGGTGTTCTACAAGGGGAAGGCTCCCACGGGGAGGAAGACTAAGTGgaaaatgaatgaatataGGGCTATTAAGGAAGACCCTACTAGCTCAACGCCTATGGTATGAATTCGGtcaattcatttataaaaaataaatattgtgtctatttatatgataatgcgatttttaaatttatttatttatttatttgaaattgcaGTTGAGGCACGAAATGTGTTTGTGTCGGGTTTATGTCGTGTCGGGGAGCTCGAGGGCGTTCGATCGGCGCCCTACTAGCGTGGGGGAGACCTCTTCAGCCGGAGTTGTGAAGTAAAATCGTGTAGCGATTTTAGTATAGTTTGTGGCGTTAACAAGTTTTATTTCATGTTACTAATTACTGAAAATGTGGGGtttaatagaaaatgatttaGAACAGTGCTTATATACACGTTgtacattaattaatgcaAGGAAATTGTCGtctattaaaattagttacaGTAATTGTGGTAAGTTTCTCTCTTTAATAAAGTTAATCCCATTTTTTCACTATCTAAAgcacattttctctctattagtagtattattttacttcATCAGTTTTGCATTAAAAATCGTATcgtatatgaataattatggacacatgtaattttatgatttatatttttccagTTAATGTGTGCATGAATTCATGGCCTGATGAATTTGCTGATATCCacatatataactatataaggGTTttgttacaaaattaattaaagaatataCGAATCTCTCATAGACACAATAAATTTAGagcatttaattatattaattggtTTGATTAAACACTATTAGAGAGTGTATATGAATTGGAGGAATACACACCCATTTCAAGAGGTTAAACAAATATTGCAGTGTGGATTGTAGATAGTGCAAAATCCTCGTGCTTGACTTTATGTTGCATATAGGTCAACATTAATGTGggtttaattgaaattgagaataaaataataacaacaataataattgtgGAAGATTGCATATTAAATGGGGCAAATGAGCTGAATCTTGTCATTTTCTATGGTAGAGCAATCGCTATAAAAGACTTGGTCATCACtgtcaatttattatttacattaCTAAAATTGTTCAGTTAACTGTCAAACATTTAAGATTTATATATTCGATTTTTGAGAAACATAACTACCAAAATGGTACAGAAAAATCTTTAATGGAAAGCGATGTGACAAATTCCAATTCTAATTcttaaacaaattattttatcatatgtaAAGTTCAACAtgttgtattattttatcatatatatgtatagttGTATACTCTGTGTAAATCCGTACACTTTTGAAGACTTAGAAATCATTTTGAATCGTctcatttataaaatactaaaagatatagtaatattttaatttataatcttaaaATGTGTATTGTTTGAAATAAATCATAAGAATGAAATACCTACATCGGTGTATGTGAAATTGTGAATGCACGATATAACTTTATCACTATGAATCTATATTATCTCAATTCTCAGCCACTAATAATTTCCACTTGCATTT
The nucleotide sequence above comes from Salvia hispanica cultivar TCC Black 2014 chromosome 5, UniMelb_Shisp_WGS_1.0, whole genome shotgun sequence. Encoded proteins:
- the LOC125190877 gene encoding NAC domain-containing protein 90-like, which translates into the protein MEEMAMGFRFFPTEEELISFYLNNKLELEEDKASNIHRVIPILDIYRLDPWQLPSHCGELCHGDTEQWFFFMPRQEREVHGGRPSRTTASGYWKATGSPSHVYSSENKVIGVKKSMVFYKGKAPTGRKTKWKMNEYRAIKEDPTSSTPMLRHEMCLCRVYVVSGSSRAFDRRPTSVGETSSAGVVK